Proteins co-encoded in one Haloarcula sp. DT43 genomic window:
- a CDS encoding alpha/beta fold hydrolase, with the protein MRSPPQVPAADWRPADTETETLSRQDDRRLAYATYGDPDGYPVLFCHGTPGSHVVARLLAAPARDRGVRLIAPDRPGIGDSTDAPVGLGDWPDDAAALLSHLDVESAGTVGFSGGGPFALACHRLPEIERVALVGSSGPPDVGSTGRVQQFVGALSRHAPWALGRLFRLQRWVAVRRDPSYAVGFVAGETPETDALSADEVARVVRADMLTAMARGPSAVVREQRCLSRPWPFALGDVGVPVTVFQGQADANVDPSTGNALARRLPRASLEPVDADHLGTLTAAGDDALAAVRRRTRV; encoded by the coding sequence ATGCGGTCCCCGCCGCAGGTCCCGGCAGCCGACTGGCGGCCGGCCGACACCGAGACGGAGACGCTCTCCCGCCAGGACGACCGCCGTCTGGCCTACGCCACCTACGGCGACCCCGACGGCTATCCGGTGCTGTTCTGTCACGGCACGCCCGGCTCACACGTCGTCGCGCGCCTGCTCGCCGCGCCGGCCCGTGACCGGGGTGTCCGGCTCATCGCTCCCGACAGACCGGGCATCGGGGACTCGACCGACGCGCCCGTCGGACTCGGCGACTGGCCCGACGACGCCGCGGCCCTGCTGTCGCATCTCGACGTCGAGTCCGCGGGCACGGTCGGCTTCTCCGGTGGCGGCCCGTTCGCGCTGGCCTGCCACCGCCTGCCCGAAATCGAGCGCGTCGCGCTCGTCGGCTCCAGCGGCCCGCCCGACGTCGGTTCGACCGGCCGCGTCCAGCAGTTCGTCGGGGCGCTGTCACGCCACGCACCGTGGGCGCTCGGGCGGCTCTTTCGCCTCCAGCGGTGGGTCGCCGTCCGCCGGGACCCGTCCTACGCCGTCGGGTTCGTCGCCGGCGAGACGCCCGAGACGGACGCGCTGAGCGCCGACGAGGTGGCCCGCGTCGTCCGGGCGGACATGCTGACCGCGATGGCGCGCGGACCGAGCGCCGTCGTCCGCGAGCAGCGCTGCCTCTCTCGTCCGTGGCCGTTCGCCCTCGGAGACGTCGGCGTCCCGGTGACGGTGTTCCAGGGGCAGGCCGACGCCAACGTCGACCCGTCGACGGGGAACGCCCTCGCGCGGCGGCTTCCCCGGGCCTCGCTTGAACCCGTCGACGCCGACCACCTCGGCACGCTGACGGCCGCCGGCGACGACGCGCTGGCCGCCGTACGGCGTCGCACGCGCGTCTGA
- a CDS encoding DUF7139 domain-containing protein, giving the protein MENLGDAYGNRRWEGRDPRRVVAGATLGFVGALAVVVAILLVTTPLSAVVGATAPHAAEKLGGTLGGLGIPAMFLSVVAVLPSSRREQVGVAVGAVLCLVGIVLFQVAYPYNWTVGGQTLAFETTMAYFVGSSVAFWFVFTAMASFRRRNDPHGTVKLEIAHKGETKTVQVSPQEYRRYTEAVRGDGGTTDEVIRELESRIEE; this is encoded by the coding sequence ATGGAAAACCTCGGGGACGCGTACGGGAACCGGCGCTGGGAGGGGCGCGACCCCCGCCGCGTCGTCGCCGGTGCGACCCTGGGGTTCGTCGGTGCGCTGGCGGTCGTCGTGGCGATACTCCTCGTGACGACCCCGCTGTCGGCCGTCGTCGGCGCGACGGCGCCCCACGCCGCCGAGAAACTCGGCGGGACGCTGGGCGGATTGGGCATCCCCGCGATGTTCCTGAGCGTCGTCGCCGTGCTCCCGTCGAGCCGACGTGAACAGGTCGGCGTCGCCGTTGGCGCGGTCCTCTGTCTCGTCGGCATCGTCCTGTTCCAGGTGGCCTACCCCTACAACTGGACGGTCGGGGGGCAGACGCTGGCGTTCGAGACGACGATGGCGTACTTCGTCGGGTCCAGCGTGGCGTTCTGGTTCGTCTTCACCGCGATGGCGAGCTTCCGCCGCCGCAACGACCCGCACGGCACCGTCAAACTGGAGATTGCCCACAAGGGCGAGACCAAGACCGTGCAGGTGTCGCCACAGGAGTACAGACGCTACACGGAGGCGGTCCGGGGCGACGGCGGCACGACCGACGAGGTCATCCGAGAACTGGAGTCACGCAT
- a CDS encoding DNA polymerase sliding clamp, with product MFNAIVSADTLQATLDSVSVLVDECKIHLEEDGLEIRAVDPANVGMVDLRLDAAAFESYETDGGLIGVNLSRLEDIAGMADAGQLVHLDLDEETRKLHISIDGLEYTLALIDPDSIRQEPDLPDLDLSANIVIEGKDINRSVTAADMVSDHIALGVDATEELFYVDAEGDTDDVHLELTREDLIDLTPGDAHSLFSLDYLKNMNKAIPKDAEVEMELGEEFPVKMHFSFAEGQGRVTYMLAPRIQSE from the coding sequence ATGTTCAACGCCATCGTGAGCGCAGACACGCTCCAGGCGACTCTCGACTCTGTGAGCGTGCTGGTGGACGAGTGCAAGATCCACCTCGAAGAAGACGGGCTGGAAATCCGGGCAGTCGACCCGGCGAACGTTGGGATGGTCGACCTGCGGCTCGACGCGGCGGCGTTCGAGTCCTACGAGACCGACGGCGGGCTCATCGGCGTCAATCTCTCCCGGCTCGAGGACATCGCCGGCATGGCCGACGCCGGCCAGCTCGTCCACCTGGACCTGGACGAGGAGACACGGAAGCTCCACATCTCTATCGACGGCCTCGAATACACGCTCGCGCTCATCGACCCCGACTCCATCCGCCAGGAGCCGGACCTCCCGGACTTGGACCTCTCGGCGAACATCGTCATCGAGGGGAAAGACATCAACCGGTCGGTCACGGCCGCGGACATGGTCAGCGACCACATCGCGCTGGGCGTCGACGCCACCGAGGAACTGTTCTACGTCGACGCAGAGGGCGACACCGACGACGTGCACCTCGAACTCACCCGCGAGGACCTCATCGACCTCACGCCCGGGGACGCCCACTCGCTGTTCTCGCTCGACTACCTGAAGAACATGAACAAGGCCATCCCGAAGGACGCCGAGGTAGAGATGGAACTGGGCGAGGAGTTCCCCGTCAAGATGCACTTCAGTTTCGCCGAGGGACAGGGGCGAGTCACCTACATGCTCGCGCCGCGCATCCAGAGCGAGTAG